One genomic window of Bremerella sp. JC817 includes the following:
- a CDS encoding HlyD family efflux transporter periplasmic adaptor subunit: protein MASMKPSLLNTLFPRGSRTARRQSMRGGYFAKAAIVCLVIAGAAGYYYFGMAKKGSSLHGATFHEVTKGDFVHDVVEKGEVESARNVDVMSLVRSSREVNSFEILWVIEEGKQVEAGDVLVRLDSSALEEEAKLQRLDLSGSIAGLAKAQNELEAAQIAMTEYVDGLFVQELREIDAEITFAKETLRRAEEYYAYSSRLAAKGFVTSLQLEGDRFAVDKAKIELENATHKRGVLINQTKEKKIKELESAIGVATADLESAKERNSIEQKRLDFFLEQIKNCTITAPAAGQVVYANERGNREASEFIVEPGTSVRERQTIIRLPDYSAMQVHVLINESRVAMVQAGMRATISLDAFDDVKLEGTVTKVNEYPEPISRFGAQVKRYAAVVSIDGSPRQIKPGLTANVAIHVEKEDNATLIPVQAVLPYGDDYYCMVQVSEDAVEPRKVEVGSNNSRFVVVRNGVSPGDFVSLSPRDLVEQVEMPELPPEQLNSKGPQKGEATGEGKPGRRGPQSPGEENNSKPDTKLVERPSRDTSANIPPKGSDKRPEVTETSFNQEASIEKDPVRIAEDQPPQPAGGAQ from the coding sequence ATGGCTAGCATGAAGCCTAGTTTGCTGAACACTCTCTTTCCGCGCGGATCGCGTACTGCTCGTCGCCAGTCGATGCGTGGTGGTTACTTTGCCAAGGCGGCCATTGTCTGCCTGGTGATTGCCGGTGCTGCCGGCTACTACTACTTCGGCATGGCGAAGAAGGGATCGAGCCTCCATGGTGCGACTTTTCACGAAGTCACCAAGGGAGATTTCGTTCACGATGTGGTCGAGAAAGGGGAAGTCGAGTCGGCTCGAAACGTCGATGTGATGTCCCTGGTCCGTAGCTCGCGTGAAGTGAACAGCTTCGAGATCTTGTGGGTCATTGAAGAAGGGAAGCAAGTCGAAGCTGGGGACGTGTTGGTACGTCTCGACTCTTCGGCCCTGGAAGAAGAAGCGAAGCTGCAGCGTCTGGACCTCAGTGGTTCGATCGCCGGCCTGGCCAAAGCCCAGAACGAACTCGAAGCTGCCCAGATCGCCATGACGGAATACGTTGATGGTCTGTTCGTGCAGGAACTGCGAGAGATCGACGCGGAAATCACGTTCGCCAAGGAAACGCTCCGCCGTGCGGAAGAGTACTATGCCTACAGTTCGCGTCTGGCGGCCAAAGGCTTTGTGACTTCCTTGCAACTGGAAGGGGATCGGTTCGCCGTCGATAAGGCGAAGATCGAGCTTGAAAACGCAACCCACAAGCGGGGCGTGCTGATCAACCAAACCAAGGAAAAGAAGATCAAGGAGTTGGAAAGCGCGATCGGTGTCGCCACGGCAGACCTCGAGTCGGCCAAGGAACGCAACTCGATCGAGCAGAAACGCCTCGACTTCTTTCTCGAACAAATCAAGAACTGCACCATCACCGCTCCGGCAGCGGGCCAGGTGGTGTATGCCAACGAACGTGGTAATCGCGAAGCCTCGGAATTCATCGTCGAGCCAGGCACCTCGGTCCGCGAACGTCAGACGATCATTCGCCTGCCAGACTATAGTGCGATGCAGGTTCACGTTTTGATCAACGAATCACGCGTGGCGATGGTTCAAGCCGGGATGCGTGCCACCATCTCGCTCGACGCCTTCGACGACGTCAAGCTGGAAGGTACCGTCACCAAGGTGAATGAGTATCCAGAACCAATCAGCCGCTTCGGTGCCCAGGTCAAACGTTATGCGGCGGTCGTTTCGATCGATGGTTCGCCTCGACAGATTAAACCGGGCCTCACGGCAAACGTCGCCATTCATGTCGAAAAAGAAGACAACGCCACGTTGATCCCCGTTCAGGCGGTGCTTCCTTACGGGGACGACTATTACTGCATGGTTCAGGTCAGCGAAGACGCGGTCGAGCCTCGCAAAGTCGAGGTTGGGTCCAACAACTCGCGTTTCGTGGTCGTGCGAAATGGGGTCTCCCCCGGCGACTTTGTCTCGCTGAGTCCGCGTGACCTGGTCGAACAGGTCGAAATGCCAGAGCTGCCGCCAGAACAGTTGAACTCGAAGGGACCGCAAAAAGGTGAAGCTACAGGAGAAGGTAAGCCAGGCCGTCGTGGTCCGCAAAGTCCAGGCGAAGAAAACAACTCCAAACCGGACACGAAGCTCGTTGAACGACCTTCGCGAGATACCAGCGCCAATATTCCGCCGAAAGGTTCGGACAAGCGGCCCGAGGTGACCGAGACTTCGTTCAACCAGGAAGCCAGCATCGAGAAAGACCCGGTGCGGATTGCTGAGGATCAGCCTCCGCAACCAGCGGGAGGTGCTCAGTGA
- a CDS encoding TolC family protein: MRFRTTFKRIKTRQPAAASCWFSLALLMSGLFLVGCHSPAFYRVQADDDAYGLVQEKNYDPRWHLNRITIDPNPASRMYDPFNPDCPPMPLDDPAANQYMHVVDQKQAYWGWERDGVTTDVANPDWLAHMPLNDEGELLLNVDKAVELARLNSPTYQRELEDLYLSALDVSFQRFQFDAQFFGGYETFFTADGPIRGGGSSSSVLEANTRNIQMEKLFATGGQLVVGFANSLMWEFSGPNRDSVNSVIDFSLVQPLLRGGGRKVVLENLTQQERNLLASVRDMERFNQSFYLDIVAGRGLTAGPRPGGGLPGTGPNGSFGVGGYYGLLQRQQTIRNQESNIASLRSSLSQLEAFFEAGRIDSFQVELTRQSLFQTQSSLLSNKTQLANSLDQFKIDMGLPPELNVAMERDSFFDQFNLIDPAFTPVTNKLNDIQLTVGNSLLEVLPDPEGIDPTQPIEPNLVWNEDVETRLKAVQTLTQQLKVILQLVNEDFFPLVEQDVQRLEDNLPNRVADLREIQEKLAGYSEKVPDEAVSEGVLSTRRLQELPPQLRTVLADLKTRFAQHEQILDQINNNVSKVIQDGPTLPPGQLYGQAKAAVFDPVPDEIQTLIADVLGLSLVQARARAETVSLVPVDISSDTALDVARVYRLDWMNAQAAYVDSWRNIQVVANELLSDLDIVFTGELGNVGDNGVKFNSDNGRLRAGLEWDAPLTRLVERNNYREAQIEYQRTRRAYYQYRDQISQGLRDVIRTLDLNRINFELRRAAVQVAISQVERTQLRLQEPAKPNQTNQQFDSSTARDLLNALDSLLSAQNDFLSVGVNYEILRRGLDIDMGTVQLDDRGIWIDPGPIDGTYWEDQLANMQTGGEIPELIDLHPIPEPIEAPTDIDPSESEITAPGELPPPAVELEPTQVRPIMPPELEPPK; encoded by the coding sequence ATGCGTTTCCGAACAACTTTCAAACGAATTAAAACTCGACAGCCAGCCGCCGCCAGCTGTTGGTTCTCGCTCGCGTTGCTGATGAGCGGACTCTTTCTGGTGGGCTGCCATTCGCCGGCGTTCTATCGCGTTCAAGCCGACGACGACGCCTATGGCCTGGTCCAAGAGAAAAACTACGACCCACGCTGGCATCTGAACCGGATCACCATCGATCCGAATCCCGCGTCGCGTATGTACGATCCGTTCAATCCCGATTGCCCACCAATGCCGCTGGATGATCCGGCGGCGAACCAATACATGCACGTGGTCGACCAAAAACAGGCCTATTGGGGCTGGGAGCGGGATGGCGTCACAACCGACGTGGCCAACCCTGACTGGTTAGCCCATATGCCGTTGAACGACGAGGGCGAACTGCTGTTGAACGTCGACAAGGCCGTGGAACTGGCTCGACTCAACTCGCCTACCTATCAGCGTGAGCTGGAAGACTTATACCTTTCGGCCCTCGATGTGAGCTTCCAACGCTTTCAGTTTGATGCCCAGTTCTTTGGTGGTTACGAAACGTTCTTCACCGCTGACGGACCGATCCGCGGGGGTGGCTCTTCTTCCAGTGTGCTGGAAGCGAATACGCGTAACATTCAAATGGAAAAGCTGTTCGCCACTGGTGGTCAGCTTGTCGTCGGCTTTGCCAATAGCTTGATGTGGGAGTTCTCGGGACCGAATCGCGACTCGGTGAACAGCGTGATCGACTTCTCGCTGGTGCAGCCTCTGCTGCGAGGCGGCGGCCGCAAGGTGGTCCTCGAAAATCTCACCCAGCAAGAGCGTAACCTGCTGGCCTCGGTCCGTGATATGGAGCGATTCAATCAGTCGTTCTATCTCGATATCGTAGCTGGCCGCGGCCTCACGGCGGGACCTCGTCCAGGCGGCGGTTTGCCAGGCACCGGACCGAACGGTTCGTTTGGCGTGGGTGGTTATTACGGTTTGCTGCAGCGTCAGCAAACGATTCGCAACCAGGAAAGCAACATCGCTTCGCTGCGTAGCAGTCTTTCGCAATTGGAAGCGTTCTTTGAAGCCGGACGTATCGACTCGTTCCAGGTGGAACTTACCCGTCAGTCCCTTTTCCAGACCCAAAGCTCGTTACTCTCGAACAAGACGCAGTTGGCCAACTCGCTCGATCAGTTCAAGATCGACATGGGTTTGCCGCCCGAGTTGAATGTGGCGATGGAGCGTGACAGCTTTTTCGACCAGTTCAATTTGATCGACCCTGCTTTTACTCCGGTGACCAACAAGTTAAACGATATCCAGTTGACCGTGGGTAACTCGCTGCTGGAAGTTTTGCCAGACCCTGAAGGTATCGATCCTACGCAACCGATCGAACCAAATCTGGTTTGGAACGAGGACGTCGAAACACGACTCAAGGCAGTTCAAACGTTAACGCAGCAGTTGAAGGTGATCCTGCAGTTGGTGAACGAAGACTTCTTTCCGCTGGTCGAACAAGACGTGCAGCGACTGGAAGACAACCTGCCCAATCGCGTTGCCGACCTGAGAGAGATTCAAGAGAAACTGGCCGGCTACAGCGAAAAGGTGCCGGACGAAGCGGTCTCGGAAGGTGTGCTCAGTACGCGTCGTCTGCAAGAGCTGCCTCCACAGTTGCGTACGGTGTTGGCCGATCTGAAGACTCGCTTCGCTCAGCACGAACAGATCCTCGATCAGATCAACAACAACGTCAGTAAGGTCATCCAGGATGGTCCGACGTTACCGCCAGGTCAGCTTTACGGCCAAGCCAAGGCTGCGGTCTTCGATCCGGTGCCGGACGAAATTCAAACCTTGATTGCCGATGTGCTGGGACTGTCGCTGGTCCAAGCCCGGGCCCGTGCTGAAACGGTCTCGTTGGTGCCAGTCGATATCTCGTCGGACACCGCTCTCGACGTGGCACGCGTTTATCGACTCGACTGGATGAATGCCCAGGCCGCCTATGTCGACTCGTGGCGAAACATCCAGGTCGTCGCCAACGAGCTGTTGAGCGACCTCGACATTGTCTTCACCGGAGAGCTTGGCAACGTGGGTGATAACGGAGTGAAGTTCAACAGCGACAACGGTCGGTTGCGGGCAGGCCTGGAATGGGACGCTCCGCTGACACGACTGGTCGAGCGAAACAACTATCGAGAAGCACAGATCGAATACCAGCGAACCCGTCGTGCGTATTATCAGTATCGCGACCAGATCAGCCAGGGGCTTCGCGATGTGATCCGTACACTCGACTTGAATCGTATCAACTTCGAGCTGCGACGAGCCGCCGTTCAGGTCGCCATTTCGCAGGTCGAACGGACGCAGCTTCGCTTGCAAGAGCCTGCCAAGCCGAACCAAACCAATCAGCAGTTCGATTCCAGTACGGCTCGAGACTTGTTGAATGCGTTGGATAGCTTGCTCTCGGCCCAGAACGACTTCCTGTCGGTCGGTGTGAACTACGAAATTCTCCGCCGCGGTCTCGACATCGACATGGGAACGGTTCAGCTAGACGACCGTGGTATCTGGATCGATCCAGGCCCGATCGATGGCACCTACTGGGAAGATCAGCTGGCTAACATGCAAACCGGGGGCGAGATCCCAGAACTGATCGACCTGCATCCGATTCCGGAGCCAATCGAGGCACCGACCGACATCGATCCAAGCGAATCGGAGATCACCGCCCCGGGTGAACTCCCTCCGCCAGCGGTCGAGCTTGAACCAACGCAGGTACGTCCCATCATGCCGCCAGAACTCGAGCCACCCAAATGA
- a CDS encoding MarR family transcriptional regulator, giving the protein MADSERTSPQLVVELIRMAIEMASCEKTMRAAIAEVVSPFSLSENAFFVLVLCQQNLEEPLPQAALARTVGLSPAQLSNLVEQLRQDGWIESSRDANDRRRQFWTLTPDGNRRLGEILPKFHEAWQFDQLPVDPRTLLEGFRQLVALLGSSLKSRPTTVSVHPATSQAA; this is encoded by the coding sequence ATGGCAGACTCGGAGCGAACCTCGCCACAGCTAGTGGTGGAATTGATTCGCATGGCCATTGAAATGGCTTCGTGCGAGAAGACGATGCGAGCCGCGATCGCGGAAGTGGTTTCGCCGTTTTCTTTATCCGAGAACGCCTTCTTTGTTCTGGTTTTGTGCCAGCAGAACTTGGAAGAGCCTTTGCCACAGGCTGCCTTGGCCAGGACGGTGGGCCTTTCTCCTGCTCAGCTTAGCAACCTCGTCGAACAGCTAAGGCAAGATGGCTGGATCGAATCGAGTCGCGATGCCAACGATCGGAGGCGTCAGTTCTGGACGCTGACGCCGGATGGTAATCGCCGCTTGGGTGAGATCCTTCCCAAATTTCACGAAGCCTGGCAATTCGACCAACTGCCCGTCGATCCGCGAACGTTGTTGGAAGGTTTCCGGCAACTGGTCGCGCTGCTCGGGTCTTCGTTGAAATCACGACCGACCACGGTGTCGGTTCACCCAGCCACATCCCAAGCCGCATAG
- a CDS encoding rhomboid family intramembrane serine protease codes for MGLYDREYYREPDDSMSFSASNQSATMLLLYINVGIFLFDWLLQLDLAQWFGVHTQTLYQPQYWYQYLTYGFLHAISGPSAGWHIFSNMFLLWMFGRFVEERYGKAEFLKIYLISVVLCGIAWNVVIIGLGDNAVMTGASGAVSTIFMLFVCLYPKMTVYLGFLIPVPAWAIGGLMLVTNIFGRQEDVAYSAHLAGIGFGLIYFFSGIRFGQFIPSKLALPKWPRRSPRLRIHTEEDDYDPYNDSDEEAERILEKVNQSGMESLSEAERRKLEAYSRRMRQKLK; via the coding sequence ATGGGCCTTTACGATCGGGAATACTATCGCGAGCCGGACGATTCAATGTCCTTCTCGGCGAGCAATCAATCAGCCACCATGTTGTTGCTTTACATCAACGTGGGGATCTTCCTGTTTGATTGGCTGCTGCAGCTCGACCTGGCTCAATGGTTTGGTGTGCATACCCAAACGCTGTACCAGCCACAGTACTGGTACCAATACCTGACCTATGGCTTCCTGCATGCGATCAGCGGTCCCAGCGCCGGTTGGCATATCTTTTCGAATATGTTCCTGCTGTGGATGTTCGGCCGGTTTGTCGAAGAACGCTACGGCAAAGCCGAGTTCCTGAAGATCTACTTGATCAGCGTGGTGCTGTGCGGCATCGCCTGGAATGTCGTGATCATTGGACTGGGCGACAATGCCGTGATGACCGGTGCTTCGGGGGCCGTCTCGACGATCTTCATGCTGTTCGTCTGCCTCTATCCCAAGATGACCGTTTACCTCGGCTTCCTCATTCCGGTCCCCGCCTGGGCGATCGGTGGGCTGATGCTGGTGACCAACATCTTTGGCCGTCAGGAAGATGTCGCTTACTCGGCTCACCTGGCAGGGATTGGATTCGGTCTGATTTACTTCTTCAGCGGAATCCGCTTCGGACAATTCATCCCCAGCAAGCTGGCCCTTCCTAAATGGCCGCGTCGTTCGCCACGCCTTCGGATCCATACCGAAGAGGATGACTACGATCCGTACAACGACTCAGACGAAGAAGCAGAACGCATCCTGGAAAAAGTGAACCAGTCCGGGATGGAGTCGCTCTCGGAAGCCGAACGCCGCAAGCTGGAAGCTTACAGTCGCCGGATGCGGCAGAAGCTTAAGTAA
- a CDS encoding formylglycine-generating enzyme family protein, whose amino-acid sequence MKHSKTKLALGITCVIAGGAIYFSMGQALAPTPPQLAIDSPEMSPKPLAVLHPIPGGRYLVGKDSGPRHAQPAQQIHLDPFSIERTEVTNAMFGQFVEQTGYQTDAERRGESLCFDKQTHQFMKKQGAHWRQPAGPGSSILGKDDHPVVHISWYDANAYAKWAGKSLPSEFQWEAAARGKQLEQDYPWPTTTPRPFESHANLWQGDFPLRDQAADGYTEPAPVATFPSNAHGLHDMAGNVAEWTSSWYAEDSLDRIDPRNPVGPRTGELKVVRGGSWLSSDQTGTSEAMVWYRSKLSPEMSNNFTGFRCIEQN is encoded by the coding sequence ATGAAACATTCGAAGACCAAGCTAGCCCTCGGCATCACCTGCGTGATCGCTGGCGGTGCCATCTATTTTTCTATGGGGCAGGCTCTCGCGCCGACGCCGCCACAGCTGGCGATTGATAGCCCCGAGATGTCCCCCAAGCCGCTCGCGGTTCTGCATCCCATCCCAGGTGGACGCTACCTGGTTGGTAAGGACTCGGGGCCTCGACACGCTCAGCCTGCCCAGCAGATTCACCTTGATCCGTTCTCGATCGAACGCACGGAAGTCACCAACGCGATGTTCGGCCAGTTCGTCGAGCAAACCGGTTACCAGACCGACGCCGAGCGGCGAGGCGAGTCGCTTTGCTTCGACAAGCAGACCCACCAGTTCATGAAAAAGCAGGGAGCCCATTGGCGTCAGCCAGCCGGCCCAGGCTCGTCGATTCTCGGCAAAGACGATCACCCGGTCGTTCATATCAGCTGGTACGACGCCAACGCCTATGCCAAGTGGGCCGGCAAAAGCCTGCCGTCCGAGTTCCAGTGGGAAGCGGCAGCCCGAGGCAAGCAGTTGGAACAAGACTATCCCTGGCCAACGACCACGCCACGGCCGTTCGAGTCGCATGCGAACCTGTGGCAAGGCGATTTTCCGCTGCGTGATCAAGCCGCCGATGGCTACACCGAACCAGCCCCGGTCGCAACCTTTCCGAGCAACGCCCACGGGCTGCACGACATGGCTGGTAACGTCGCCGAATGGACCAGCAGTTGGTATGCGGAAGACAGTCTCGATCGCATCGATCCACGCAATCCAGTGGGGCCACGAACCGGTGAGTTAAAGGTCGTACGGGGCGGAAGCTGGCTCAGCTCCGATCAGACCGGAACCAGCGAGGCGATGGTGTGGTATCGCAGCAAACTATCGCCAGAGATGAGCAACAACTTCACCGGCTTCCGCTGTATCGAGCAGAACTAA
- a CDS encoding aldo/keto reductase has translation MLETQTRPLGQTGFSVGPIGFGAFKIGRNAKIKYPQPYDLPSDAEVANLLDGLIDLGIQHFDTAPAYGISEERIGNWLAGRDVPLLVSTKVGELFEDGESRYEFDADSIRRSVATSLRRLRRDVLDIVLIHTPHDDERILKESPVVETLQSLKDAGDIRAIGLSGKTAAGAEMALAWADLLMVEFNPDDLSHADVIAKAGEQGLGVFVKKGLASGHLPPREAIPFVLSQPGVSSLVVGGLNLQHMAENLRLATSALQGS, from the coding sequence ATGTTGGAAACACAGACCCGGCCACTTGGACAAACAGGCTTTTCGGTCGGACCAATCGGGTTCGGCGCGTTCAAAATTGGACGCAACGCAAAGATCAAGTATCCACAGCCGTACGATCTCCCTTCCGATGCGGAAGTGGCTAACCTTTTGGATGGTTTGATTGACCTGGGAATCCAACACTTCGATACCGCGCCGGCCTATGGCATCAGCGAAGAACGGATCGGCAACTGGCTGGCTGGTCGCGATGTGCCTTTGTTGGTGTCGACGAAAGTCGGAGAGCTGTTCGAGGATGGCGAGTCACGCTATGAGTTCGACGCCGATTCGATTCGGCGTAGCGTTGCCACGAGTCTCCGGCGGCTGCGGCGAGATGTGCTCGACATCGTCCTGATTCATACACCTCACGACGATGAGCGGATTCTGAAGGAATCGCCGGTCGTTGAGACGCTCCAGTCGCTCAAGGATGCCGGCGACATCCGTGCGATTGGCTTGTCGGGCAAAACGGCCGCAGGGGCCGAGATGGCCTTGGCGTGGGCCGACCTCTTGATGGTCGAGTTCAACCCGGACGATCTTTCGCATGCCGATGTGATCGCTAAGGCGGGCGAGCAAGGGCTAGGCGTCTTCGTGAAGAAGGGACTGGCTTCCGGGCATCTACCACCGCGCGAAGCGATTCCATTTGTGCTCAGCCAACCAGGCGTCAGCAGCCTGGTGGTTGGAGGTCTCAACCTGCAGCACATGGCCGAGAACTTGCGTCTGGCGACGTCGGCCTTGCAAGGCTCTTAG
- a CDS encoding FAD-dependent oxidoreductase, with protein METIQVNALIIGGGASGLWLLDQLRRERRSALLVESHALGTGQTIAAQGILHSGLKYSLQGLLTASAREAREMPAIWRKSLEGNAQPNLSQTSIRSQSFYLWGTNSASSKLGMWGARLGLQVTPKAVSPHNAPALLKGCPGAIFSVAEQVISCGSFLQNLAETNQQATFQVDAKFGTEIVRDASGKVQAAILTSADGRQVRVEADWYVFAAGKGNAALRVAAGLDPRKQQTRPLHMVMLRGGLPEFYGHCVDGAATRVSITSARTAKGEVVWQVGGQLAEEGVGMERADLIAKAQRELLATLPGISLDRAWWSTYRVDRAEGTTMTGSRPESFKVETDGNVLTAWPTKLVLVPQLVASLTQTIKQAPMRQASFEPAMTGWAKPSVAKTPWDREQFWTSLNASQVAAA; from the coding sequence ATGGAAACCATACAAGTCAACGCATTGATCATTGGGGGCGGAGCCTCCGGACTGTGGCTACTTGATCAACTGCGTCGCGAACGTCGTTCGGCTCTGCTGGTCGAATCGCACGCCTTAGGAACCGGCCAAACGATTGCCGCCCAGGGGATTCTGCACAGTGGACTGAAGTACTCGCTGCAAGGTCTGCTGACTGCGTCGGCCCGTGAAGCACGCGAAATGCCTGCGATCTGGCGGAAGAGCCTGGAAGGCAACGCCCAGCCGAACCTTTCGCAGACCAGCATCCGTTCGCAATCGTTCTATTTGTGGGGCACAAATTCGGCTTCATCGAAGCTCGGCATGTGGGGGGCCCGACTGGGGCTTCAGGTCACACCGAAGGCTGTCAGTCCGCACAACGCCCCTGCCCTGCTGAAAGGTTGCCCTGGAGCGATTTTCAGCGTAGCGGAACAAGTCATTTCTTGCGGTTCGTTTTTGCAGAATCTGGCGGAAACGAATCAGCAAGCCACGTTTCAGGTCGATGCCAAGTTCGGCACCGAGATCGTGCGAGATGCTTCCGGCAAGGTTCAAGCCGCGATCCTGACATCGGCCGACGGTCGCCAGGTCCGTGTCGAAGCCGACTGGTATGTCTTCGCGGCGGGGAAAGGGAATGCGGCATTGCGTGTTGCGGCTGGTCTCGATCCTCGCAAGCAGCAGACTCGACCACTCCACATGGTGATGCTGCGCGGCGGATTGCCCGAGTTTTACGGCCACTGCGTCGATGGTGCTGCGACCCGCGTCTCGATCACCTCGGCACGTACCGCCAAAGGCGAAGTGGTCTGGCAGGTCGGCGGGCAACTGGCGGAAGAAGGCGTGGGCATGGAGCGTGCCGACTTGATCGCCAAAGCTCAGCGAGAACTGCTGGCCACGTTGCCTGGCATCTCGCTTGATCGTGCCTGGTGGTCGACCTATCGCGTCGATCGTGCGGAAGGAACGACCATGACCGGTAGTCGCCCGGAATCGTTCAAAGTTGAAACGGACGGCAACGTTCTGACCGCGTGGCCAACGAAGTTGGTTCTGGTACCGCAGTTGGTTGCCAGTCTCACGCAAACCATTAAACAAGCTCCGATGCGTCAGGCATCGTTTGAACCTGCTATGACCGGTTGGGCGAAGCCAAGCGTCGCCAAGACGCCGTGGGATCGCGAGCAGTTCTGGACTTCGCTCAACGCCTCTCAGGTAGCGGCCGCGTAA